A portion of the Coturnix japonica isolate 7356 chromosome 4, Coturnix japonica 2.1, whole genome shotgun sequence genome contains these proteins:
- the LOC107312665 gene encoding translation initiation factor IF-2-like: MRPAPPPPPPRRHRDGAAPPRPAASGSPRGSVGPHARGPRARGAAPALRSISGGPGSRLRAASPRPRVVRAPLIESAAPRAARGCTGVKTPRGRGPGLAWPTCSPTHVGTPARPPHGSPRGPAWGRGPACGSAGLCDPGARPCEQPLPGVRGRCALAGGLGRNAKNALIVPRRAAGIRGSRLLGNRSVARSIAKGFTPRPHGSLGLLGFGGSWHRPARRDLKLEQKGPHGNRESSISTAFAKSCHVLGESCAAPPGLSPCACA, translated from the exons ATGcgccccgcccccccccccccccccccccgccggCACCGGGACGGAGCCGCGCCAC CGCGACCCGCGGCCTCGGGGTCCCCGCGTGGTTCCGTGGGGCCGCACGCCCGGGGTCCCCGCGCACGTGGGGCCGCTCCCGCCTTACGGTCCATAAGCGGCGGCCCCGGCTCCCGGCTCCGCGCCGCTTCCCCCCGTCCACGCGTGGTTCGGGCGCCGTTAATTGAGAGCGCGGCCCCACGGGCGGCCCGCGGCTGTACGGGGGTGAAAACCCCGCGAGGAAGAGGCCCCGGCCTAGCTTGGCCTACGTGCAGCCCGACCCACGTCGGCACCCCGGCCCGCCCGCCCCACGGCTCGCCACGAGGCCCCGCGTGGGGCCGGGGACCCGCGTGCGGTTCCGCGGGGCTTTGTGACCCGGGAGCCCGGCCCTGCGAGCAGCCGCTCCCCGGGGTGAGGGGTCGGTGCGCCTTGGCGGGCGGCCTTGGCAGGAATGCTAAAAATGCGCTAATTGTGCCCCGCCGTGCCGCCGGGATTAGGGGGAGCCGCCTTTTAGGAAATAGGAGCGTGGCTCGATCGATAGCGAAGGGCTTCACCCCGCGTCCCCACGGCTCCTTGGGGCTCCTCGGGTTCGGCGGTTCCTGGCATCGCCCTGCGCGCCGGGATCTGAAGTTGGAACAAAAAGGTCCCCATGGAAACCGGGAGTCATCTATCAGTACCGCGTTCG CCAAGTCCTGCCATGTTTTGGGGGAGAGTTGTGCCGCGCCGCCCGGCCTCTCCCCATGCGCGTGTGCGTGA